The Apis cerana isolate GH-2021 linkage group LG12, AcerK_1.0, whole genome shotgun sequence genome window below encodes:
- the LOC107995521 gene encoding follistatin-related protein 5 isoform X1, whose amino-acid sequence MMRCMLEIAALYFLLLSIASTYVVSVAGYKHSRRHRDFTVAESYDASSSNSDSLSMTIPPSIDRSSIPEESYLAESSHSIDPCASKYCGIGKECELSPNNTIAVCVCMRKCPRRHRPVCASNGKIYANHCELHRAACHSSSSLTKSRLMRCLHHDIENAHIRRTLHMNRTSLKTNKIVSYPKSRSRKKGGLKDNLIPDKNDSDSKECSNQEYEIMKDNLLLYNHARLMSQDNHSKEYLVSIMFSHYDRNNNGNLEREELEQFAENEDLEELCRGCNLGHMISYDDTDGDGKLNVNEFYMAFSKLYTQSFIGVSVVSLDKSLEVNHISARVGDNVEIKCDVTGTPPPPLVWQRNGADLETLNEPEIRVFNDGSLYLTKVQLIHAGNYTCHAVRNQDVVQTHVLTIHTIPEVKVTPRFQAKRLKEEANIRCHVAGEPLPRVQWLKNDEALNHDQPDKYDLIGNGTKLIIKNVDYADTGAYMCQASSIGGITRDISSLVVQEQPTPTTESEERRFFSFHQWGILVYEPSACRPRHEIRSTDVIPGTQEHVCGVKGIPCSWGRAINVANRYVYVSQPDKDRVLVISEIQMVIVDVIPTDKNPVQLWYVPSLDQVWILNWRNQKDIDVKTVQVIEDAAQKKKHRAIRPEPIDAQFDIIQNIYIPEPQDIENIFKYGYVSHANQRNMYKLDLKNMKYTRSADLSSYNCVPVNVQFSVLYGFVVIECQEPVTNRPTGQLLLDYLTDTVLAYKPKILGKPTISPDSRHLVTLDKQETGVTLVVQEISSDGLKFAFDVKTTLNISDIALYPSQTTHGYDIYASSIDKENILFLDLSTGKVEMITGVGKATSPNLTKWGNPNRPIVQSGIFGKYMVSPSNDALFVLNGETRTINCEIGGLQHPGAVVWFTVSLH is encoded by the exons CACTCAAGGCGACACCGAGACTTCACTGTGGCAGAGAGTTACGATGCGTCATCATCCAACAGTGACAGCCTCTCGATGACGATACCaccgtcgatcgatcgatcctcgatTCCCGAAGAATCGTATCTCGCTGAAA gCTCCCATTCGATCGATCCCTGCGCTTCAAAATATTGCGGGATCGGCAAAGAATGCGAACTTTCACCGAACAACACAATCGCGGTGTGCGTATGCATGCGAAAGTGCCCACGGAGGCATCGACCTGTTTGCGCGAGCAATGGCAAGATCTATGCAAATCATTGCGAGCTTCACAGAGCCGCCTGCCATTCCAGTTCGTCGTTGACCAAAAGCAGACTCATGCGATGCCTACATCACG ATATCGAGAATGCTCACATTCGAAGAACCTTACACATGAACAGAACATCCCTCAAAACGAACAAGATTGTATCTTATCCAAAATCTAGGAGCCGAAAGAAGGGTGGTTTGAAAGATAACTTGATACCAGACAAGAACGACTCCGACTCGAAGGAATGTTCGAATCAAGAATACGAAATTATGAAg GATAATTTATTGCTTTACAATCACGCGAGATTAATGTCGCAAGACAATCATAGCAAAGAGTATCTCGTCAGTATAATGTTTTCTCATTACGATCGAAACAATAATGGCAATTTAGAACGCGAAGAGTTGGAACag ttcgcGGAGAACGAAGATTTAGAAGAGTTGTGCAGAGGCTGCAATCTCGGACATATGATTAGTTATGATGATACGGATGGCGATGGAAAATTGAACGTGAATGAATTTTACATGGCGTTCAGCAAACTCTACA cGCAATCGTTCATAGGTGTCTCGGTGGTGTCTCTAGACAAGTCTCTCGAAGTGAATCATATTTCTGCAAGAGTGGGTGATAACGTGGAGATCAAATGCGATGTTACGGGTACACCACCACCACCTTTAGTATGGCAACGAAATGGAGCTGATTTAGAAACACTGAACGAGCCTGAG ATCCGTGTATTCAACGATGGCAGTCTCTATTTGACAAAAGTACAACTGATACATGCTGGAAATTATACTTGTCACGCAGTTAGAAATCAGGATGTCGTTCAAACACACGTGTTGACTATTCATA CTATTCCCGAAGTGAAAGTGACACCGCGATTTCAAGCGAAACGTTTGAAAGAGGAGGCAAATATAAGATGTCACGTGGCTGGTGAACCCCTTCCGCGAGTTCAATGGTTAAAAAACGACGAAGCGCTGAACCATGATCAACCGGACAAATACGATCTTATTGGAAACGGTACTAAACTTATCATTAAGAACGTTGATTATGCCGATACTGGGGCTTACATGTGTCAAGCTAGTAGCATTGGTGGTATTACCAGAGACATCAGTAGTTTAGTGGTTCAAGAACAACCTACTCCAA CGACCGAGAGTGAGGAACGAagatttttctcatttcacCAATGGGGGATTTTGGTGTACGAACCATCTGCTTGTCGGCCGCGACATGAAATTCGATCCACGGATGTTATACCAGGTACACAG gAGCATGTGTGTGGAGTTAAAGGTATACCTTGCTCATGGGGACGTGCAATCAACGTCGCAAATCGATATGTATATGTCAGCCAACCGGATAAAGATCGCGTACTCGTCATTAGTGAAATACAAATGGTTATAGTCGAT GTAATACCAACGGATAAAAATCCTGTTCAACTTTGGTACGTCCCTTCTCTTGATCAAGTATGGATATTGAATTGGCGAAATCAGAAAGATATCGATGTGAAAACTGTTCAAGTAATCGAAGATGCTGCTCAAAAGAAAAAGCATCGCGCTATCCGACCAGAACCCATTGATGCGCAATTCGATATaatccaaaatatttatatccctGAACCAcag gATATTGAAAACATCTTCAAGTACGGTTATGTGAGTCACGCAAATCAACGTAACATGTACAAATTGGatttaaagaatatgaaatatacacGTAGCGCTGATTTAAGTTCTTATAATTGTGTTCCAGTTAATGTCCAATTTTCGGTtctat atggGTTTGTAGTAATTGAATGCCAAGAACCAGTTACTAATCGACCAACGGGTCaattattattggattatttaaCTGATACCGTTCTTGCATATAAGCCAAAAATTTTAGGAAAACCAACAATTTCACCTGATTCTCGACATCTTGTCACATTAGATAAGCAAGAAACAGGCGTAACTCTAGTCGTACAAGAAATATCat CCGATGGTTTAAAATTCGCATTTGATGTAAAAACGACATTGAATATCAGCGATATCGCACTCTATCCATCACAAACGACACATGGTTATGATATTTACGCGTCATCTATTGACAAGGAAAACATTCTTTTCCTCGATCTATCAACTG gcaAAGTAGAAATGATAACAGGTGTTGGTAAAGCAACATCGCCTAATTTAACAAAGTGGGGAAACCCGAATAGACCAATTGTACAAAGTGGCATATTTGGCAAATATATGGTTAGCCCTTCGAATGATGCACTCTTCGTTTTAAATGGCGAAACTCGAAcaataaattgtgaaattggAGGTCTGCAACATCCTGGAGCGGTGGTATGGTTTACAGTGTCTTTACATTAA
- the LOC107995521 gene encoding follistatin-related protein 5 isoform X3 — translation MRCMLEIAALYFLLLSIASTYVVSVAGYKHSRRHRDFTVAESYDASSSNSDSLSMTIPPSIDRSSIPEESYLAESSHSIDPCASKYCGIGKECELSPNNTIAVCVCMRKCPRRHRPVCASNGKIYANHCELHRAACHSSSSLTKSRLMRCLHHDIENAHIRRTLHMNRTSLKTNKIVSYPKSRSRKKGGLKDNLIPDKNDSDSKECSNQEYEIMKDNLLLYNHARLMSQDNHSKEYLVSIMFSHYDRNNNGNLEREELEQFAENEDLEELCRGCNLGHMISYDDTDGDGKLNVNEFYMAFSKLYSVSVVSLDKSLEVNHISARVGDNVEIKCDVTGTPPPPLVWQRNGADLETLNEPEIRVFNDGSLYLTKVQLIHAGNYTCHAVRNQDVVQTHVLTIHTIPEVKVTPRFQAKRLKEEANIRCHVAGEPLPRVQWLKNDEALNHDQPDKYDLIGNGTKLIIKNVDYADTGAYMCQASSIGGITRDISSLVVQEQPTPTTESEERRFFSFHQWGILVYEPSACRPRHEIRSTDVIPGTQEHVCGVKGIPCSWGRAINVANRYVYVSQPDKDRVLVISEIQMVIVDVIPTDKNPVQLWYVPSLDQVWILNWRNQKDIDVKTVQVIEDAAQKKKHRAIRPEPIDAQFDIIQNIYIPEPQDIENIFKYGYVSHANQRNMYKLDLKNMKYTRSADLSSYNCVPVNVQFSVLYGFVVIECQEPVTNRPTGQLLLDYLTDTVLAYKPKILGKPTISPDSRHLVTLDKQETGVTLVVQEISSDGLKFAFDVKTTLNISDIALYPSQTTHGYDIYASSIDKENILFLDLSTGKVEMITGVGKATSPNLTKWGNPNRPIVQSGIFGKYMVSPSNDALFVLNGETRTINCEIGGLQHPGAVVWFTVSLH, via the exons CACTCAAGGCGACACCGAGACTTCACTGTGGCAGAGAGTTACGATGCGTCATCATCCAACAGTGACAGCCTCTCGATGACGATACCaccgtcgatcgatcgatcctcgatTCCCGAAGAATCGTATCTCGCTGAAA gCTCCCATTCGATCGATCCCTGCGCTTCAAAATATTGCGGGATCGGCAAAGAATGCGAACTTTCACCGAACAACACAATCGCGGTGTGCGTATGCATGCGAAAGTGCCCACGGAGGCATCGACCTGTTTGCGCGAGCAATGGCAAGATCTATGCAAATCATTGCGAGCTTCACAGAGCCGCCTGCCATTCCAGTTCGTCGTTGACCAAAAGCAGACTCATGCGATGCCTACATCACG ATATCGAGAATGCTCACATTCGAAGAACCTTACACATGAACAGAACATCCCTCAAAACGAACAAGATTGTATCTTATCCAAAATCTAGGAGCCGAAAGAAGGGTGGTTTGAAAGATAACTTGATACCAGACAAGAACGACTCCGACTCGAAGGAATGTTCGAATCAAGAATACGAAATTATGAAg GATAATTTATTGCTTTACAATCACGCGAGATTAATGTCGCAAGACAATCATAGCAAAGAGTATCTCGTCAGTATAATGTTTTCTCATTACGATCGAAACAATAATGGCAATTTAGAACGCGAAGAGTTGGAACag ttcgcGGAGAACGAAGATTTAGAAGAGTTGTGCAGAGGCTGCAATCTCGGACATATGATTAGTTATGATGATACGGATGGCGATGGAAAATTGAACGTGAATGAATTTTACATGGCGTTCAGCAAACTCTACA GTGTCTCGGTGGTGTCTCTAGACAAGTCTCTCGAAGTGAATCATATTTCTGCAAGAGTGGGTGATAACGTGGAGATCAAATGCGATGTTACGGGTACACCACCACCACCTTTAGTATGGCAACGAAATGGAGCTGATTTAGAAACACTGAACGAGCCTGAG ATCCGTGTATTCAACGATGGCAGTCTCTATTTGACAAAAGTACAACTGATACATGCTGGAAATTATACTTGTCACGCAGTTAGAAATCAGGATGTCGTTCAAACACACGTGTTGACTATTCATA CTATTCCCGAAGTGAAAGTGACACCGCGATTTCAAGCGAAACGTTTGAAAGAGGAGGCAAATATAAGATGTCACGTGGCTGGTGAACCCCTTCCGCGAGTTCAATGGTTAAAAAACGACGAAGCGCTGAACCATGATCAACCGGACAAATACGATCTTATTGGAAACGGTACTAAACTTATCATTAAGAACGTTGATTATGCCGATACTGGGGCTTACATGTGTCAAGCTAGTAGCATTGGTGGTATTACCAGAGACATCAGTAGTTTAGTGGTTCAAGAACAACCTACTCCAA CGACCGAGAGTGAGGAACGAagatttttctcatttcacCAATGGGGGATTTTGGTGTACGAACCATCTGCTTGTCGGCCGCGACATGAAATTCGATCCACGGATGTTATACCAGGTACACAG gAGCATGTGTGTGGAGTTAAAGGTATACCTTGCTCATGGGGACGTGCAATCAACGTCGCAAATCGATATGTATATGTCAGCCAACCGGATAAAGATCGCGTACTCGTCATTAGTGAAATACAAATGGTTATAGTCGAT GTAATACCAACGGATAAAAATCCTGTTCAACTTTGGTACGTCCCTTCTCTTGATCAAGTATGGATATTGAATTGGCGAAATCAGAAAGATATCGATGTGAAAACTGTTCAAGTAATCGAAGATGCTGCTCAAAAGAAAAAGCATCGCGCTATCCGACCAGAACCCATTGATGCGCAATTCGATATaatccaaaatatttatatccctGAACCAcag gATATTGAAAACATCTTCAAGTACGGTTATGTGAGTCACGCAAATCAACGTAACATGTACAAATTGGatttaaagaatatgaaatatacacGTAGCGCTGATTTAAGTTCTTATAATTGTGTTCCAGTTAATGTCCAATTTTCGGTtctat atggGTTTGTAGTAATTGAATGCCAAGAACCAGTTACTAATCGACCAACGGGTCaattattattggattatttaaCTGATACCGTTCTTGCATATAAGCCAAAAATTTTAGGAAAACCAACAATTTCACCTGATTCTCGACATCTTGTCACATTAGATAAGCAAGAAACAGGCGTAACTCTAGTCGTACAAGAAATATCat CCGATGGTTTAAAATTCGCATTTGATGTAAAAACGACATTGAATATCAGCGATATCGCACTCTATCCATCACAAACGACACATGGTTATGATATTTACGCGTCATCTATTGACAAGGAAAACATTCTTTTCCTCGATCTATCAACTG gcaAAGTAGAAATGATAACAGGTGTTGGTAAAGCAACATCGCCTAATTTAACAAAGTGGGGAAACCCGAATAGACCAATTGTACAAAGTGGCATATTTGGCAAATATATGGTTAGCCCTTCGAATGATGCACTCTTCGTTTTAAATGGCGAAACTCGAAcaataaattgtgaaattggAGGTCTGCAACATCCTGGAGCGGTGGTATGGTTTACAGTGTCTTTACATTAA
- the LOC107995521 gene encoding follistatin-related protein 5 isoform X2 codes for MRCMLEIAALYFLLLSIASTYVVSVAGYKHSRRHRDFTVAESYDASSSNSDSLSMTIPPSIDRSSIPEESYLAESSHSIDPCASKYCGIGKECELSPNNTIAVCVCMRKCPRRHRPVCASNGKIYANHCELHRAACHSSSSLTKSRLMRCLHHDIENAHIRRTLHMNRTSLKTNKIVSYPKSRSRKKGGLKDNLIPDKNDSDSKECSNQEYEIMKDNLLLYNHARLMSQDNHSKEYLVSIMFSHYDRNNNGNLEREELEQFAENEDLEELCRGCNLGHMISYDDTDGDGKLNVNEFYMAFSKLYTQSFIGVSVVSLDKSLEVNHISARVGDNVEIKCDVTGTPPPPLVWQRNGADLETLNEPEIRVFNDGSLYLTKVQLIHAGNYTCHAVRNQDVVQTHVLTIHTIPEVKVTPRFQAKRLKEEANIRCHVAGEPLPRVQWLKNDEALNHDQPDKYDLIGNGTKLIIKNVDYADTGAYMCQASSIGGITRDISSLVVQEQPTPTTESEERRFFSFHQWGILVYEPSACRPRHEIRSTDVIPGTQEHVCGVKGIPCSWGRAINVANRYVYVSQPDKDRVLVISEIQMVIVDVIPTDKNPVQLWYVPSLDQVWILNWRNQKDIDVKTVQVIEDAAQKKKHRAIRPEPIDAQFDIIQNIYIPEPQDIENIFKYGYVSHANQRNMYKLDLKNMKYTRSADLSSYNCVPVNVQFSVLYGFVVIECQEPVTNRPTGQLLLDYLTDTVLAYKPKILGKPTISPDSRHLVTLDKQETGVTLVVQEISSDGLKFAFDVKTTLNISDIALYPSQTTHGYDIYASSIDKENILFLDLSTGKVEMITGVGKATSPNLTKWGNPNRPIVQSGIFGKYMVSPSNDALFVLNGETRTINCEIGGLQHPGAVVWFTVSLH; via the exons CACTCAAGGCGACACCGAGACTTCACTGTGGCAGAGAGTTACGATGCGTCATCATCCAACAGTGACAGCCTCTCGATGACGATACCaccgtcgatcgatcgatcctcgatTCCCGAAGAATCGTATCTCGCTGAAA gCTCCCATTCGATCGATCCCTGCGCTTCAAAATATTGCGGGATCGGCAAAGAATGCGAACTTTCACCGAACAACACAATCGCGGTGTGCGTATGCATGCGAAAGTGCCCACGGAGGCATCGACCTGTTTGCGCGAGCAATGGCAAGATCTATGCAAATCATTGCGAGCTTCACAGAGCCGCCTGCCATTCCAGTTCGTCGTTGACCAAAAGCAGACTCATGCGATGCCTACATCACG ATATCGAGAATGCTCACATTCGAAGAACCTTACACATGAACAGAACATCCCTCAAAACGAACAAGATTGTATCTTATCCAAAATCTAGGAGCCGAAAGAAGGGTGGTTTGAAAGATAACTTGATACCAGACAAGAACGACTCCGACTCGAAGGAATGTTCGAATCAAGAATACGAAATTATGAAg GATAATTTATTGCTTTACAATCACGCGAGATTAATGTCGCAAGACAATCATAGCAAAGAGTATCTCGTCAGTATAATGTTTTCTCATTACGATCGAAACAATAATGGCAATTTAGAACGCGAAGAGTTGGAACag ttcgcGGAGAACGAAGATTTAGAAGAGTTGTGCAGAGGCTGCAATCTCGGACATATGATTAGTTATGATGATACGGATGGCGATGGAAAATTGAACGTGAATGAATTTTACATGGCGTTCAGCAAACTCTACA cGCAATCGTTCATAGGTGTCTCGGTGGTGTCTCTAGACAAGTCTCTCGAAGTGAATCATATTTCTGCAAGAGTGGGTGATAACGTGGAGATCAAATGCGATGTTACGGGTACACCACCACCACCTTTAGTATGGCAACGAAATGGAGCTGATTTAGAAACACTGAACGAGCCTGAG ATCCGTGTATTCAACGATGGCAGTCTCTATTTGACAAAAGTACAACTGATACATGCTGGAAATTATACTTGTCACGCAGTTAGAAATCAGGATGTCGTTCAAACACACGTGTTGACTATTCATA CTATTCCCGAAGTGAAAGTGACACCGCGATTTCAAGCGAAACGTTTGAAAGAGGAGGCAAATATAAGATGTCACGTGGCTGGTGAACCCCTTCCGCGAGTTCAATGGTTAAAAAACGACGAAGCGCTGAACCATGATCAACCGGACAAATACGATCTTATTGGAAACGGTACTAAACTTATCATTAAGAACGTTGATTATGCCGATACTGGGGCTTACATGTGTCAAGCTAGTAGCATTGGTGGTATTACCAGAGACATCAGTAGTTTAGTGGTTCAAGAACAACCTACTCCAA CGACCGAGAGTGAGGAACGAagatttttctcatttcacCAATGGGGGATTTTGGTGTACGAACCATCTGCTTGTCGGCCGCGACATGAAATTCGATCCACGGATGTTATACCAGGTACACAG gAGCATGTGTGTGGAGTTAAAGGTATACCTTGCTCATGGGGACGTGCAATCAACGTCGCAAATCGATATGTATATGTCAGCCAACCGGATAAAGATCGCGTACTCGTCATTAGTGAAATACAAATGGTTATAGTCGAT GTAATACCAACGGATAAAAATCCTGTTCAACTTTGGTACGTCCCTTCTCTTGATCAAGTATGGATATTGAATTGGCGAAATCAGAAAGATATCGATGTGAAAACTGTTCAAGTAATCGAAGATGCTGCTCAAAAGAAAAAGCATCGCGCTATCCGACCAGAACCCATTGATGCGCAATTCGATATaatccaaaatatttatatccctGAACCAcag gATATTGAAAACATCTTCAAGTACGGTTATGTGAGTCACGCAAATCAACGTAACATGTACAAATTGGatttaaagaatatgaaatatacacGTAGCGCTGATTTAAGTTCTTATAATTGTGTTCCAGTTAATGTCCAATTTTCGGTtctat atggGTTTGTAGTAATTGAATGCCAAGAACCAGTTACTAATCGACCAACGGGTCaattattattggattatttaaCTGATACCGTTCTTGCATATAAGCCAAAAATTTTAGGAAAACCAACAATTTCACCTGATTCTCGACATCTTGTCACATTAGATAAGCAAGAAACAGGCGTAACTCTAGTCGTACAAGAAATATCat CCGATGGTTTAAAATTCGCATTTGATGTAAAAACGACATTGAATATCAGCGATATCGCACTCTATCCATCACAAACGACACATGGTTATGATATTTACGCGTCATCTATTGACAAGGAAAACATTCTTTTCCTCGATCTATCAACTG gcaAAGTAGAAATGATAACAGGTGTTGGTAAAGCAACATCGCCTAATTTAACAAAGTGGGGAAACCCGAATAGACCAATTGTACAAAGTGGCATATTTGGCAAATATATGGTTAGCCCTTCGAATGATGCACTCTTCGTTTTAAATGGCGAAACTCGAAcaataaattgtgaaattggAGGTCTGCAACATCCTGGAGCGGTGGTATGGTTTACAGTGTCTTTACATTAA
- the LOC107995521 gene encoding follistatin-related protein 5 isoform X4 yields MMRCMLEIAALYFLLLSIASTYVVSVAGYKHSRRHRDFTVAESYDASSSNSDSLSMTIPPSIDRSSIPEESYLAESSHSIDPCASKYCGIGKECELSPNNTIAVCVCMRKCPRRHRPVCASNGKIYANHCELHRAACHSSSSLTKSRLMRCLHHDIENAHIRRTLHMNRTSLKTNKIVSYPKSRSRKKGGLKDNLIPDKNDSDSKECSNQEYEIMKDNLLLYNHARLMSQDNHSKEYLVSIMFSHYDRNNNGNLEREELEQFAENEDLEELCRGCNLGHMISYDDTDGDGKLNVNEFYMAFSKLYSVSVVSLDKSLEVNHISARVGDNVEIKCDVTGTPPPPLVWQRNGADLETLNEPEIRVFNDGSLYLTKVQLIHAGNYTCHAVRNQDVVQTHVLTIHTIPEVKVTPRFQAKRLKEEANIRCHVAGEPLPRVQWLKNDEALNHDQPDKYDLIGNGTKLIIKNVDYADTGAYMCQASSIGGITRDISSLVVQEQPTPTTESEERRFFSFHQWGILVYEPSACRPRHEIRSTDVIPGTQEHVCGVKGIPCSWGRAINVANRYVYVSQPDKDRVLVISEIQMVIVDVIPTDKNPVQLWYVPSLDQVWILNWRNQKDIDVKTVQVIEDAAQKKKHRAIRPEPIDAQFDIIQNIYIPEPQDIENIFKYGYVSHANQRNMYKLDLKNMKYTRSADLSSYNCVPVNVQFSVLYGFVVIECQEPVTNRPTGQLLLDYLTDTVLAYKPKILGKPTISPDSRHLVTLDKQETGVTLVVQEISSDGLKFAFDVKTTLNISDIALYPSQTTHGYDIYASSIDKENILFLDLSTGKVEMITGVGKATSPNLTKWGNPNRPIVQSGIFGKYMVSPSNDALFVLNGETRTINCEIGGLQHPGAVVWFTVSLH; encoded by the exons CACTCAAGGCGACACCGAGACTTCACTGTGGCAGAGAGTTACGATGCGTCATCATCCAACAGTGACAGCCTCTCGATGACGATACCaccgtcgatcgatcgatcctcgatTCCCGAAGAATCGTATCTCGCTGAAA gCTCCCATTCGATCGATCCCTGCGCTTCAAAATATTGCGGGATCGGCAAAGAATGCGAACTTTCACCGAACAACACAATCGCGGTGTGCGTATGCATGCGAAAGTGCCCACGGAGGCATCGACCTGTTTGCGCGAGCAATGGCAAGATCTATGCAAATCATTGCGAGCTTCACAGAGCCGCCTGCCATTCCAGTTCGTCGTTGACCAAAAGCAGACTCATGCGATGCCTACATCACG ATATCGAGAATGCTCACATTCGAAGAACCTTACACATGAACAGAACATCCCTCAAAACGAACAAGATTGTATCTTATCCAAAATCTAGGAGCCGAAAGAAGGGTGGTTTGAAAGATAACTTGATACCAGACAAGAACGACTCCGACTCGAAGGAATGTTCGAATCAAGAATACGAAATTATGAAg GATAATTTATTGCTTTACAATCACGCGAGATTAATGTCGCAAGACAATCATAGCAAAGAGTATCTCGTCAGTATAATGTTTTCTCATTACGATCGAAACAATAATGGCAATTTAGAACGCGAAGAGTTGGAACag ttcgcGGAGAACGAAGATTTAGAAGAGTTGTGCAGAGGCTGCAATCTCGGACATATGATTAGTTATGATGATACGGATGGCGATGGAAAATTGAACGTGAATGAATTTTACATGGCGTTCAGCAAACTCTACA GTGTCTCGGTGGTGTCTCTAGACAAGTCTCTCGAAGTGAATCATATTTCTGCAAGAGTGGGTGATAACGTGGAGATCAAATGCGATGTTACGGGTACACCACCACCACCTTTAGTATGGCAACGAAATGGAGCTGATTTAGAAACACTGAACGAGCCTGAG ATCCGTGTATTCAACGATGGCAGTCTCTATTTGACAAAAGTACAACTGATACATGCTGGAAATTATACTTGTCACGCAGTTAGAAATCAGGATGTCGTTCAAACACACGTGTTGACTATTCATA CTATTCCCGAAGTGAAAGTGACACCGCGATTTCAAGCGAAACGTTTGAAAGAGGAGGCAAATATAAGATGTCACGTGGCTGGTGAACCCCTTCCGCGAGTTCAATGGTTAAAAAACGACGAAGCGCTGAACCATGATCAACCGGACAAATACGATCTTATTGGAAACGGTACTAAACTTATCATTAAGAACGTTGATTATGCCGATACTGGGGCTTACATGTGTCAAGCTAGTAGCATTGGTGGTATTACCAGAGACATCAGTAGTTTAGTGGTTCAAGAACAACCTACTCCAA CGACCGAGAGTGAGGAACGAagatttttctcatttcacCAATGGGGGATTTTGGTGTACGAACCATCTGCTTGTCGGCCGCGACATGAAATTCGATCCACGGATGTTATACCAGGTACACAG gAGCATGTGTGTGGAGTTAAAGGTATACCTTGCTCATGGGGACGTGCAATCAACGTCGCAAATCGATATGTATATGTCAGCCAACCGGATAAAGATCGCGTACTCGTCATTAGTGAAATACAAATGGTTATAGTCGAT GTAATACCAACGGATAAAAATCCTGTTCAACTTTGGTACGTCCCTTCTCTTGATCAAGTATGGATATTGAATTGGCGAAATCAGAAAGATATCGATGTGAAAACTGTTCAAGTAATCGAAGATGCTGCTCAAAAGAAAAAGCATCGCGCTATCCGACCAGAACCCATTGATGCGCAATTCGATATaatccaaaatatttatatccctGAACCAcag gATATTGAAAACATCTTCAAGTACGGTTATGTGAGTCACGCAAATCAACGTAACATGTACAAATTGGatttaaagaatatgaaatatacacGTAGCGCTGATTTAAGTTCTTATAATTGTGTTCCAGTTAATGTCCAATTTTCGGTtctat atggGTTTGTAGTAATTGAATGCCAAGAACCAGTTACTAATCGACCAACGGGTCaattattattggattatttaaCTGATACCGTTCTTGCATATAAGCCAAAAATTTTAGGAAAACCAACAATTTCACCTGATTCTCGACATCTTGTCACATTAGATAAGCAAGAAACAGGCGTAACTCTAGTCGTACAAGAAATATCat CCGATGGTTTAAAATTCGCATTTGATGTAAAAACGACATTGAATATCAGCGATATCGCACTCTATCCATCACAAACGACACATGGTTATGATATTTACGCGTCATCTATTGACAAGGAAAACATTCTTTTCCTCGATCTATCAACTG gcaAAGTAGAAATGATAACAGGTGTTGGTAAAGCAACATCGCCTAATTTAACAAAGTGGGGAAACCCGAATAGACCAATTGTACAAAGTGGCATATTTGGCAAATATATGGTTAGCCCTTCGAATGATGCACTCTTCGTTTTAAATGGCGAAACTCGAAcaataaattgtgaaattggAGGTCTGCAACATCCTGGAGCGGTGGTATGGTTTACAGTGTCTTTACATTAA